The sequence below is a genomic window from Sphingobacterium sp. ML3W.
CAAAGCTGGTGGTACATTGGGTAAAACAGGCTCACTAGATTTTATTTTCAATCGCAAATCTCTTTTTAGATTCCCGGCAACGGAAGATTTAGACACGGATGAGTTGGAATTAGAATTGATCGATGGTGGTCTTGAAGAATTGTACATCGAATCGGATGAAGAAGGTAATGATATCGTAGTGGTACAGACTTCTTTTGAAGATTTTGGCAATATGCAACGTCTATTGGAGGAGAAAGGGATTGTAGTTTCTTCTGCTAAATTAGAACGTATCGCATTATCACATACGGATATCTCTGAAGAAGAAGCTGCAGATGTATTGAAATTAATCGATAAAATTGAAGAAGATGATGATGTTCAGGCTGTATATCATAATATGGCTTAATATTTTCGCATAACAACATTAAAAAGAGCGCTAGTCGCTCTTTTTTTATGTTCAAAATAAGCGTAAAATAGCACCCAAGCTATTAAAGATTAATAAAATAGTATACATTTGTACTAGACTAAAT
It includes:
- a CDS encoding YebC/PmpR family DNA-binding transcriptional regulator, encoding MGRAFEFRKERKFKRWAKMAIQFTRLGKEIAIAVKDNGPHPETNSRLRTAINNAKAVNMPKDRVEAAIKRASEKDSKGYEEYVYEGYGPHGVPILIETATDNTNRTVANIRSYFTKAGGTLGKTGSLDFIFNRKSLFRFPATEDLDTDELELELIDGGLEELYIESDEEGNDIVVVQTSFEDFGNMQRLLEEKGIVVSSAKLERIALSHTDISEEEAADVLKLIDKIEEDDDVQAVYHNMA